The proteins below are encoded in one region of Candidatus Glassbacteria bacterium:
- the ilvC gene encoding ketol-acid reductoisomerase: protein MKMYYDKDAKPAVLKKRKIAVIGYGSQGHAQAQNLRDSGFDVIVSELKGTRNYKMAKADGFDPVTAAEAARAADVIQILLPDQIQAQIYNSEIAGHMTEGKALVFSHGFNIHFGQIVPPKGVDVFMVAPKGPGHLVRRVFKEGGGVPALIAIAQDASGKARELALAYASGIGAGRSGVLETTFAEETETDLFGEQVVLCGGLTELIRAGFDTLVEAGYQPEIAYFECLHEVKLIVDLIYEGGIANMRDSISDTAEYGDLTVGRRIINEDVRKEMKQVLWEIQSGVFARRWLQENQVNRPVYNALKRMDAEHLVEKVGTKLRKMMSWMNK, encoded by the coding sequence ATGAAGATGTACTACGATAAGGACGCCAAGCCCGCGGTTCTCAAAAAGCGCAAGATCGCGGTTATCGGTTACGGCAGCCAGGGGCACGCTCAGGCGCAGAACCTGCGTGACAGCGGCTTCGACGTGATTGTCAGCGAGCTGAAGGGCACCCGGAACTACAAGATGGCCAAGGCCGACGGGTTCGATCCGGTTACGGCAGCCGAAGCCGCCAGGGCCGCCGATGTGATCCAGATTCTGCTGCCCGATCAGATCCAGGCGCAGATCTACAACTCCGAGATCGCCGGCCACATGACCGAGGGCAAGGCGCTGGTCTTCAGCCACGGCTTCAACATCCATTTCGGCCAGATCGTGCCTCCCAAAGGCGTCGACGTGTTTATGGTCGCGCCCAAGGGGCCGGGACACCTGGTTCGCCGTGTCTTCAAGGAAGGCGGGGGCGTGCCCGCGCTGATCGCGATCGCCCAGGATGCCTCCGGCAAGGCCAGGGAACTTGCCCTGGCTTACGCCAGCGGGATCGGCGCCGGACGGAGCGGAGTGCTGGAGACCACGTTCGCCGAAGAGACCGAAACCGACCTGTTCGGCGAGCAGGTGGTGCTCTGCGGCGGCCTGACCGAGCTGATCCGCGCCGGCTTCGATACACTGGTGGAGGCCGGCTACCAGCCCGAGATCGCCTATTTCGAGTGCCTGCACGAGGTCAAGCTGATTGTCGACCTGATCTACGAGGGCGGAATCGCCAACATGCGCGACTCGATCTCCGATACCGCCGAGTACGGCGACCTGACAGTCGGCCGCAGGATTATCAACGAGGACGTGCGCAAGGAAATGAAACAGGTCCTGTGGGAGATCCAGAGCGGTGTGTTCGCCCGCCGGTGGCTGCAGGAAAATCAGGTAAACCGCCCGGTATACAACGCTCTCAAGCGCATGGACGCCGAACACCTTGTTGAAAAGGTGGGCACCAAGCTGCGCAAGATGATGAGCTGGATGAACAAATAG
- the ilvN gene encoding acetolactate synthase small subunit: protein MQHTISLLVENKFGVLARISNLFSGKGYNLDSICVGKTENPELSRMTIMTSGDDMVIEQIIKQLNRLINVIKVTDLTFAEYVNRELALIKLSCTASTRSSIIQIVEIFQAKIVDISPRTLTIEVTGGHKKVEACIDMLQPFGISEMARTGTTAIKREYTGKSPDWSSSRITA, encoded by the coding sequence ATGCAACATACGATTTCGCTGCTGGTGGAGAACAAGTTCGGCGTGCTGGCCAGGATCTCCAACCTTTTCAGCGGCAAAGGCTACAACCTGGACAGCATCTGCGTGGGTAAAACCGAAAACCCCGAACTGAGCCGGATGACGATCATGACCTCCGGCGACGACATGGTGATCGAGCAGATCATCAAGCAGCTCAACCGGCTGATCAACGTGATCAAGGTCACCGACCTCACGTTCGCTGAGTATGTCAACCGCGAACTGGCGCTGATCAAACTCAGCTGCACCGCGTCAACTCGCAGTTCCATTATCCAGATCGTTGAAATTTTCCAGGCCAAGATCGTTGACATTTCGCCCCGGACGCTCACTATCGAGGTCACCGGCGGGCACAAGAAGGTGGAGGCCTGTATCGACATGCTGCAGCCGTTCGGGATCAGTGAAATGGCCCGCACCGGCACGACCGCGATCAAGCGTGAGTACACCGGCAAGAGCCCGGACTGGTCGTCATCCAGGATTACGGCCTGA